One Candidatus Obscuribacterales bacterium DNA segment encodes these proteins:
- the nuoK gene encoding NADH-quinone oxidoreductase subunit NuoK codes for MSLQYFLLLAAALFCIGIYGLVTSRNAIRVLMSIELLLNAVNLNLIAFANYLDPASIKGQVFGVFVITIAAAEAAVGLAIVLSIYRNRNTVDMEQFNLLKW; via the coding sequence ATCTCTCTTCAGTATTTTCTACTGCTAGCCGCCGCCCTGTTTTGTATCGGCATCTATGGTCTTGTCACCAGCCGCAATGCCATTCGGGTGCTGATGTCGATCGAACTATTGTTGAATGCTGTCAACCTCAACCTGATTGCCTTTGCCAACTACCTCGATCCAGCTAGCATCAAAGGGCAGGTGTTTGGGGTGTTTGTGATTACAATTGCGGCAGCGGAAGCGGCCGTGGGGCTAGCCATTGTGCTGTCCATCTACCGTAATCGCAACACGGTGGATATGGAGCAATTCAATCTCCTCAAGTGGTAA
- a CDS encoding NADH-quinone oxidoreductase subunit J: MNLADGVQLVSFGVLAVMMLGTALGVVLLSSIVYSAFLLGGVFISISGLYILLNAGFVAAAQVLVYVGAVNVLILFGIMLVNKQEDFVPLKNVWLGRAATALVCVGLFALLGTMIVTTPWQVSMLPAAGDNATVIIGQHLFSDFLLPFELASVLLLIALIGAIVLARREFLPDLDADTIQRPALTLPERPRELAGVATTPSDSES; encoded by the coding sequence GTGAATTTAGCCGATGGAGTTCAGCTCGTTTCGTTTGGGGTGCTAGCCGTGATGATGCTCGGCACAGCCCTTGGTGTGGTGTTGCTATCCAGCATTGTCTATTCAGCTTTTTTGCTTGGGGGGGTGTTTATTAGCATCTCTGGACTCTATATTTTGCTGAATGCAGGCTTTGTGGCAGCGGCCCAAGTGTTGGTCTATGTCGGCGCGGTGAATGTCTTGATCCTGTTCGGCATTATGTTGGTCAACAAGCAGGAAGATTTTGTTCCCCTGAAAAATGTGTGGCTGGGGCGAGCCGCGACGGCGTTGGTCTGCGTTGGATTGTTTGCTCTCCTAGGCACGATGATTGTAACTACCCCCTGGCAAGTGTCGATGCTGCCTGCGGCGGGAGACAACGCGACGGTGATTATTGGTCAACACTTGTTTAGCGACTTCTTGCTGCCGTTTGAATTGGCGTCTGTGCTGCTGCTGATTGCGTTGATTGGAGCAATCGTGCTGGCACGCCGAGAGTTTCTGCCTGACCTAGATGCTGACACGATTCAACGTCCAGCACTAACCTTGCCTGAGCGTCCTCGGGAGTTGGCTGGGGTGGCAACAACCCCTAGTGATTCGGAGAGTTAG
- a CDS encoding NAD(+) kinase, producing the protein MDLKQVIIAHKAGDRNSQRVAEACARQLEARGCRVLMGPSGPKDNPYPVFLASVSQPIDLALVLGGDGTTLAAARHLSPDGIPILAVNVGGHLGFLTEPLDIFQDSDQVWDRLRDDRFAVQQRMMLQGATFEGNHTNLEPVSDRFFALNEMCVKPASADRMITSILELAIDGEVVDQYQGDGLIVATPTGSTCYTVAANGPILHPGMDAIAITPICPLSLSSRPIILPCGSVVSIWPLADRELNTKLWMDGVLATSIWPGQRVDVRMADRPAQFIMLRENYSYYRTLREKLQWAGANVPYSNNHRN; encoded by the coding sequence GTGGATTTAAAGCAAGTCATCATTGCCCACAAAGCTGGAGACCGCAATAGCCAGCGGGTCGCTGAAGCCTGTGCGAGACAGCTCGAAGCGCGGGGGTGTCGTGTTTTAATGGGCCCAAGCGGGCCAAAAGACAATCCCTACCCGGTTTTTCTGGCCTCGGTTTCCCAGCCCATTGACCTAGCTCTGGTGCTGGGGGGCGATGGGACAACCTTGGCGGCGGCGCGCCATTTATCCCCGGACGGCATCCCGATTTTGGCGGTAAATGTGGGCGGTCATCTAGGTTTTTTGACCGAACCCCTCGATATTTTTCAAGATTCAGACCAAGTGTGGGATCGCCTGCGGGACGATCGCTTTGCGGTGCAGCAGCGGATGATGCTCCAGGGCGCAACCTTTGAGGGCAACCATACCAATCTGGAGCCGGTGAGCGATCGCTTCTTTGCGCTGAACGAGATGTGCGTGAAGCCCGCCTCCGCTGATCGCATGATCACGTCGATTCTAGAGCTAGCCATTGATGGCGAAGTGGTGGATCAGTACCAAGGTGATGGGCTAATTGTGGCCACGCCAACAGGATCTACCTGCTACACCGTGGCTGCCAATGGCCCGATTCTTCATCCCGGCATGGATGCGATCGCCATCACCCCCATTTGTCCTCTAAGTCTATCCAGCCGTCCGATTATTCTTCCCTGCGGTTCGGTGGTCAGCATTTGGCCGTTGGCCGATCGAGAACTCAACACCAAGCTGTGGATGGATGGCGTGTTGGCCACCTCGATCTGGCCAGGACAGCGAGTAGATGTGCGTATGGCCGATCGCCCTGCCCAGTTTATTATGCTGCGGGAAAACTATTCTTACTACCGCACACTGCGTGAAAAGCTGCAGTGGGCTGGGGCAAATGTGCCCTACAGCAATAATCATCGCAATTAA
- the ndhI gene encoding NAD(P)H-quinone oxidoreductase subunit I has protein sequence MKFLKQVSDYTKETLQAAKYIGQGLSVTFDHMQRRPVTVQYPYEKLIPSERYRGRIHFEFDKCISCEVCVRVCPINLPVVDWEFNKESKKKNLKHYSIDFGVCIFCGNCVEYCPTNCLSMTEEYELATYDRHELNYDNVALGRLPYKVTQDPMVTPLRELGYLPKGVLDPHDLPAGSRRSGKTPDEILEEQEQETTSK, from the coding sequence TTGAAGTTTCTCAAACAAGTCAGCGACTATACCAAGGAGACGCTGCAGGCCGCCAAGTATATTGGTCAAGGTCTGTCGGTGACCTTCGACCATATGCAGCGTCGTCCTGTCACGGTGCAGTATCCTTACGAGAAGCTGATCCCGTCTGAGCGCTATCGCGGACGTATTCACTTTGAGTTTGATAAGTGTATTTCCTGCGAAGTCTGTGTACGAGTTTGCCCCATCAACCTGCCTGTGGTGGATTGGGAATTTAACAAAGAATCCAAGAAGAAAAACCTGAAGCATTACAGCATTGACTTCGGTGTTTGTATTTTCTGTGGCAACTGTGTGGAATATTGCCCCACCAACTGTTTGTCGATGACGGAAGAATATGAACTGGCAACCTATGATCGCCACGAGTTGAACTACGATAATGTAGCGTTGGGCCGTCTACCCTACAAGGTGACCCAAGATCCAATGGTGACGCCTCTACGGGAATTGGGGTATTTACCCAAGGGTGTTCTGGATCCTCATGATCTGCCTGCGGGTTCTCGCCGGTCTGGCAAGACTCCAGATGAAATTCTGGAAGAACAAGAACAGGAAACCACCTCTAAGTAG